A window of the Jatrophihabitans sp. genome harbors these coding sequences:
- the nagA gene encoding N-acetylglucosamine-6-phosphate deacetylase: protein MTVLSNARIVTPGGVLACGYLVIGHGTITAVGTGDPPAPALDLAGAWLLPGFIDLHMHGGGGHSVAASADDMAAALAFHRRHGTTRSLISLVSAPLDALARQLRWVADLVAAGPSGAIGAVGAHLEGPFLSQARCGAQNPAHLLLPDRSAFARLVESAADSLRSVTIAPELPGALALISDVRAAGAVAAIGHSDAVYTEARAAIDAGAALATHLFNGMRPMHHREPGIIGAALDSGLACEVINDGIHVHPAITALVARSPESLVLVTDAIDATGVGDGEFELGGQQVRVQDGQARLAGSATLAGSTLTMDDALRRAVIDCGLSIEIAAAAAATNPARVLGLDNLCGSIAVGLDADLVVLDDDLRVVRVMAGGQWCGVEAPQFNGMATSAPTTN from the coding sequence ATGACAGTTCTGAGCAATGCGCGGATAGTGACGCCGGGCGGCGTCCTGGCATGCGGCTACCTGGTGATCGGGCACGGCACGATCACCGCCGTCGGCACCGGCGACCCTCCGGCTCCGGCGCTGGACCTGGCCGGCGCCTGGTTGTTGCCCGGCTTCATCGACCTGCACATGCACGGCGGGGGTGGGCACTCCGTTGCCGCGTCCGCCGACGACATGGCGGCGGCGCTTGCCTTCCACCGCCGGCATGGCACCACCCGCAGCCTCATCTCCCTGGTGTCCGCGCCGCTGGACGCGCTCGCCCGGCAGCTCCGCTGGGTCGCCGACCTCGTCGCCGCCGGGCCTTCGGGCGCCATCGGCGCCGTCGGCGCGCACCTCGAGGGGCCGTTCCTGTCGCAGGCACGCTGTGGCGCCCAGAATCCCGCACACCTGTTGCTGCCCGACCGCAGCGCGTTCGCCCGCCTGGTCGAGTCGGCGGCCGACTCGCTGCGCAGCGTCACCATCGCACCCGAGCTGCCGGGCGCGCTCGCCCTCATCTCCGACGTGCGCGCCGCCGGAGCGGTTGCCGCCATCGGACACAGCGACGCCGTCTACACAGAGGCCAGGGCGGCCATTGATGCCGGCGCGGCGCTTGCCACCCATCTGTTCAACGGCATGCGGCCGATGCACCATCGGGAGCCGGGGATCATCGGCGCCGCGCTCGACTCCGGCCTGGCCTGCGAGGTGATCAACGACGGCATCCACGTCCATCCCGCGATCACAGCGCTGGTCGCCCGCAGCCCCGAGAGCCTGGTGCTGGTCACCGACGCCATCGACGCGACCGGCGTCGGCGATGGCGAGTTCGAGCTGGGCGGCCAGCAGGTTCGGGTTCAGGACGGGCAGGCCCGACTGGCGGGCAGCGCAACGCTGGCGGGCTCGACCCTGACGATGGACGACGCGCTACGCCGGGCCGTCATCGACTGCGGCCTGTCGATCGAGATCGCGGCGGCGGCTGCCGCCACCAACCCGGCACGGGTACTGGGTCTGGACAACCTGTGCGGCTCGATCGCCGTCGGGCTCGACGCCGATCTGGTCGTGCTCGACGACGACCTGCGAGTCGTGCGGGTGATGGCCGGCGGCCAATGGTGTGGCGTTGAAGCGCCTCAGTTCAACGGCATGGCGACCTCGGCGCCGACCACGAACTGA
- a CDS encoding ROK family protein — translation MTALPAVLAVDVGGTTIKAAVIDQAGAVLDQAQRPTSPANGPASVVEAVRAATSELVRPGVVAAGVVIPGSVEVATGIARYSANLGWRDVPLRDLLAADLGIPVTIEHDVRAAGLAEAALGAAHGVTDCLVVVIGTGIAGVIRSAGVTLRGATDLAGEIGHIPVYPNGEPCACGQRGCLETYASAAAIARRYRALGGDAGALDAREIAAREATDATARQIWAEATDALGVALATYTLLLDPGSIVLGGGLAEAGDRLLVPVRAALTERLTWREPPSVSVSALGSRAGQLGAAILAWQAVGFAEFSSWSAPRSPCR, via the coding sequence GTGACGGCGCTGCCGGCCGTACTCGCCGTCGACGTCGGCGGCACCACTATCAAGGCGGCAGTGATCGACCAGGCCGGCGCCGTCCTGGATCAGGCGCAGCGCCCGACGTCGCCGGCGAACGGGCCGGCATCGGTGGTCGAGGCGGTGCGGGCTGCCACCAGCGAGCTTGTCCGGCCGGGGGTGGTGGCCGCCGGGGTGGTGATCCCAGGATCGGTCGAGGTCGCCACCGGGATCGCGCGCTACTCGGCCAACCTCGGCTGGCGCGACGTCCCGCTGCGTGATCTTCTCGCTGCCGACCTCGGCATCCCCGTCACCATCGAGCACGACGTGCGGGCGGCGGGACTGGCCGAGGCCGCCCTCGGCGCTGCCCACGGGGTCACCGATTGCCTGGTCGTCGTGATCGGCACCGGCATCGCCGGCGTCATCCGGTCCGCCGGGGTAACGCTGCGTGGGGCGACCGACCTGGCAGGCGAGATCGGCCACATCCCGGTGTACCCCAACGGTGAACCGTGCGCCTGCGGTCAGCGGGGTTGCCTGGAGACCTACGCTTCGGCGGCCGCCATCGCTCGCCGCTACCGGGCCTTGGGCGGGGATGCCGGCGCCCTCGATGCGCGTGAGATCGCGGCTCGGGAGGCGACCGATGCCACTGCGAGGCAGATCTGGGCAGAGGCCACCGACGCCCTGGGGGTGGCACTGGCGACCTACACGTTGCTGCTCGATCCGGGTTCGATCGTGCTGGGCGGCGGTCTTGCCGAAGCCGGCGATCGGCTGCTGGTTCCGGTCCGCGCCGCCCTCACCGAGCGGCTGACCTGGCGCGAGCCGCCGTCGGTGTCGGTGTCGGCACTCGGGTCGCGCGCCGGGCAACTGGGAGCAGCCATCCTCGCCTGGCAGGCGGTCGGGTTCGCCGAGTTCAGTTCGTGGTCGGCGCCGAGGTCGCCATGCCGTTGA
- a CDS encoding carbohydrate ABC transporter permease — protein sequence MTVVAAAQAAPEQARTAGKSRRRAGRGPSRILLSLAAYAVALIFVLPYAEMVISALRPPEELLARGYLPKHYDLSNFTSIWKTGFGSNLGSSLKIAGGATVLVLIVAMPAAYYTARRRFRGRTLFLVLVLATQMFQPAAMLVGVEREFISFNLPSPILSLILVNAGFNLAFAVWILNAYFSSIPAELEEAAMVDGATRLGALRRVTLPLAVPGMVTALIFTFIGAWNELLVGLTLTLGAPEGQRPITVEINNYIGQYSIDWGHLFAGSVIATIPVIILFALIEGKVVGGLTAGSIK from the coding sequence ATGACCGTCGTCGCCGCGGCGCAGGCCGCGCCGGAACAGGCCCGCACCGCTGGAAAATCGCGCCGCCGAGCCGGCCGGGGTCCAAGCCGGATCCTGCTCTCACTCGCCGCGTACGCCGTTGCGTTGATCTTTGTCCTGCCGTATGCCGAGATGGTGATCTCGGCGCTGCGGCCGCCGGAGGAACTGCTGGCTCGTGGCTACCTGCCCAAGCACTACGACCTGTCGAACTTCACCTCGATCTGGAAGACCGGCTTCGGGAGCAACCTCGGTTCGAGCTTGAAGATCGCCGGCGGCGCGACGGTACTGGTGTTGATCGTCGCGATGCCCGCGGCGTACTACACCGCTCGCCGCCGGTTCCGCGGTCGGACGCTGTTTCTGGTGCTGGTACTGGCCACCCAGATGTTCCAGCCGGCCGCGATGCTGGTCGGTGTCGAGCGTGAGTTCATCAGCTTCAACCTGCCGAGCCCGATCCTTTCGCTGATCCTGGTCAATGCCGGCTTCAACCTCGCCTTTGCGGTCTGGATCCTCAACGCCTACTTCTCATCGATCCCGGCAGAGCTGGAAGAGGCGGCCATGGTCGACGGCGCCACCCGGCTCGGGGCGCTGCGGCGGGTCACGTTGCCGCTGGCAGTTCCGGGCATGGTGACCGCGCTGATCTTCACCTTCATCGGCGCCTGGAACGAGTTGTTGGTCGGGCTCACCCTCACCCTCGGGGCTCCCGAGGGCCAGCGCCCGATCACCGTCGAGATCAACAACTACATCGGGCAGTACTCGATCGACTGGGGGCACCTGTTCGCCGGGTCGGTGATCGCCACCATTCCGGTCATCATTCTGTTCGCGCTCATCGAAGGAAAGGTCGTCGGCGGGTTGACCGCAGGATCGATCAAGTGA
- a CDS encoding sugar ABC transporter permease: protein MAAQSVVSADRPGPARNGKPLRRLARAAAPLVWIGPAICLIAVVVLWPVVVMFRTSFQHISPDGFILGSAGGENYADLFDEPDLGGVLIRTGVWVVAVVTVTMMISLVLAQLFNERFPGRRVARWALIAPWAASVMMTALVFRWALDANNGVVNVFLQDLGLLESFNSNQSDWLGRPVAAFVWMMVVAVFVSVPFSTYALLAGLQSLPEDVYEAARVDGASRWRSYLSITLPLLRPAFLVAALINIINVFNSFPIIWEMTRGGPGYQTSTTTTFMFLLKQSYIGESAVMSVLNFGLVVLLVLLFLRATRWKDQVK from the coding sequence ATGGCAGCACAGAGCGTGGTGAGCGCCGACCGGCCTGGGCCCGCTAGGAACGGCAAGCCGCTACGTCGGCTGGCCCGGGCGGCGGCCCCGCTTGTCTGGATCGGCCCGGCGATATGCCTGATCGCAGTCGTGGTGCTGTGGCCGGTCGTGGTGATGTTTCGGACCTCGTTCCAGCACATCAGCCCCGACGGTTTCATTCTCGGCTCGGCCGGCGGAGAGAACTACGCGGACCTGTTCGACGAGCCAGACCTGGGCGGCGTGCTGATCCGGACCGGTGTGTGGGTGGTCGCCGTGGTCACCGTGACGATGATGATCTCGCTCGTGCTCGCGCAGCTGTTCAACGAGCGCTTTCCGGGCAGGCGGGTGGCCCGCTGGGCGCTGATCGCCCCGTGGGCAGCGTCGGTCATGATGACCGCGCTCGTGTTCCGCTGGGCGTTGGACGCCAATAACGGTGTTGTCAACGTCTTCTTGCAGGACCTCGGCCTGCTGGAGTCGTTCAATTCCAACCAGTCCGACTGGCTCGGTCGCCCGGTCGCCGCCTTCGTCTGGATGATGGTGGTGGCGGTGTTCGTTTCGGTGCCGTTCTCCACCTACGCACTTCTCGCGGGCCTGCAGTCGCTGCCTGAAGACGTCTACGAAGCAGCCCGGGTGGACGGGGCGTCGCGCTGGCGTTCATACCTGTCGATCACGCTCCCGCTGCTGCGACCGGCCTTTCTGGTCGCGGCGCTCATCAACATCATCAACGTGTTCAACTCGTTCCCGATCATCTGGGAGATGACCCGCGGTGGACCGGGCTACCAGACCAGTACGACGACCACCTTCATGTTCCTGCTCAAGCAGAGCTACATCGGTGAGTCGGCCGTCATGTCGGTGCTCAACTTCGGCCTTGTCGTTCTGCTTGTCCTGCTCTTCCTCAGGGCAACCCGCTGGAAAGATCAGGTGAAGTGA